The following proteins come from a genomic window of Gossypium raimondii isolate GPD5lz chromosome 5, ASM2569854v1, whole genome shotgun sequence:
- the LOC105768495 gene encoding 65-kDa microtubule-associated protein 1 has product MADAENSLLGETTCGSLLQKLQEIWDEVGESDEERDKMLLQIEQECLDVYKRKVEQAANSRAQLLQVLSDAKLELSTLVSALGDKSSVGIPEKGSETIKEQLAAIAPALEQLWKQKEERVKEFSDVRSQIQKICGEIAGNASEQTGALAVDDSDLSLKKLDEYQVKLKELQKEKSDRLSKVLEYVSTVHDLCAVLGMDFFSTITEVHPSLGDSTGVQSKSISNDTLSRLAKTVSALNEDKKQRLHKLQELATQLIDLWNLMDTPEEGRRLFNHVTCNTSALVDKVTGPGALALDLIEQAEVEVDRLDKLKSSRMKEIALKRQVELEKIFASVHIEIDPEAAREKIMALIDSGNVEPTELLADMDNQIMKAKEEALSRKEILDRVEKWMSACEEESWLEDYNRDENRYNASRGAHLNLKRAEKARILVNKIPGMVDTLVAKTRAWEEDRGISFMYDGVPLLAMLDEYAMLRQEREEEKRRLRGQKKVGEQQNMEQETAFGSRLSPARSSGPKKVVGPRANGGANGTPSRRLSLNANQNSSRSAGKDGKRDSMKLAAPANIVTVSKDDAASHVSRTDSVPASP; this is encoded by the exons ATGGCGGATGCTGAAAACTCTCTTCTAGGAGAAACCACTTGTGGTTCTTTATTGCAGAAACTGCAG GAAATTTGGGATGAAGTGGGTGAAAGTGATGAAGAGAGAGACAAGATGCTTCTTCAGATAGAACAAGAGTGCTTGGATGTGTACAAGAGGAAGGTTGAGCAAGCTGCAAATTCGAGAGCACAACTTCTTCAGGTCTTATCCGATGCCAAACTCGAGCTTTCAACACTTGTATCAGCTCTTGGAGACAAAAGTTCTGTTGGCATT CCAGAGAAGGGATCCGAAACAATCAAGGAACAACTTGCTGCTATAGCACCAGCACTTGAACAGCTATGGAAACAAAAGGAGGAGAGAGTTAAGGAGTTTTCCGATGTACGGTCTCAGATTCAGAAGATATGTGGGGAAATTGCTGGAAATGCCAGTGAACAGACAGGTGCTCTTGCGGTGGATGATTCCGATTTGTCCTTGAAGAAGTTGGATGAGTATCAAGTAAAACTGAAAGAACTTCAAAAAGAGAAG AGTGATAGACTTAGTAAAGTCCTTGAATATGTCAGCACTGTACATGATCTCTGTGCTGTCCTCGGAATGGATTTCTTTAGTACTATAACTGAAGTTCATCCAAGCTTAGGTGACTCTACTGGTGTGCAGTCAAAAAGCATTAGCAATGATACACTATCGAGGTTGGCCAAGACGGTTTCAGCTCTAAATGAAGATAAGAAGCAGAGGCTTCATAAG CTTCAAGAGTTAGCTACTCAGCTCATTGATCTTTGGAATCTGATGGACACCCCCGAAGAAGGAAGAAGATTATTCAATCATGTTACCTGCAACACTTCTGCATTGGTTGATAAAGTGACTGGTCCTGGTGCTCTTGCTCTAGATCTGATTGAGCAG GCGGAGGTGGAAGTTGATAGGCTCGATAAGCTAAAGTCAAGCAGAATGAAGGAGATAGCTTTGAAAAGACAAGTGGAGCTTGAGAAGATATTTGCCTCGGTTCATATAGAGATAGATCCGGAAGCTGCTAGGGAGAAAATTATGGCTCTGATTGATTCTGGTAATGTTGAGCCTACTGAATTACTAGCTGACATGGATAATCAGATAATGAAAGCAAAAGAAGAAGCCCTTAGTCGAAAAGAAATATTGGACCGGGTTGAAAAGTGGATGTCAGCTTGTGAAGAAGAAAGTTGGCTTGAAGACTACAATCGG GATGAGAATCGGTACAATGCAAGTAGGGGTGCACACTTAAATCTCAAGCGTGCTGAGAAAGCTCGGATTCTGGTCAACAAAATTCCTG GTATGGTTGACACTTTGGTTGCCAAAACTCGAGCTTGGGAAGAAGATCGTGGCATATCGTTTATGTATGATGGTGTTCCCCTTCTTGCCATGCTAGATGAATACGCAATGTTGAGGCAAGAacgagaagaagaaaagaggagGCTTAGG gGTCAGAAAAAGGTCGGTGAGCAGCAAAACATGGAGCAAGAAACCGCCTTTGGTTCAAGGCTAAGCCCTGCTCGGTCATCTGGTCCAAAGAAGGTGGTGGGGCCTCGAGCAAATGGAGGAGCCAACGGAACCCCGAGCAGGAGGTTGTCTCTAAACGCTAATCAAAATAGCAGCAGATCTGCGGGAAAAGACGGGAAGAGAGACAGTATGAAGTTGGCGGCTCCAGCCAACATCGTTACGGTTTCAAAAGACGACGCTGCCTCCCACGTTTCGAGAACAGATTCAGTTCCGGCATCACCATGA
- the LOC105768496 gene encoding protein HOMOLOG OF MAMMALIAN LYST-INTERACTING PROTEIN 5 — MASDNEPAKLLLPYLQRADELQKHEPLVAYYCRLYAMEKGLRIPQNERTKTTNSLLVSLMKQLEKDKKTLKLGPEDHLHLEGFALNVFGKADKQDRAGRADLNTAKTFYAASIFFEIINQFGELQPDLEQKQKYAVWKAADIRKALKEGRKPIPGPPNGDEDLSIPSATSGVAYDLGQHEPAVTSPRQMSNTSPQFHDEVNNQRYIPPQSQFHDKFDGQHSSNISPSPPSFPSDGYPTHDLSSSHQHEPQRDFHQPFYQPYRQDLPPHMPVNYPPHESSASYSFANFQSYPSFTESSLPAAPSHYPSSYQGSETPYNPPQSAPSHYPSSYQGSETPYNPPQSAPPTTSYPSTTAQYSSSSRNGKIAEPSPPTSEKYQYDSNYQPPPEKIAEAHKAARFAVGALAFDEVSTAVEHLKKSLELLTNPSASH, encoded by the exons ATGGCAAGCGATAACGAGCCAGCGAAGCTACTGTTACCGTACCTTCAACGAGCCGATGAGCTTCAAAAACATGAGCCTCTCGTTGCTTATTACT gTCGTTTATATGCAATGGAAAAAGGATTGAGGATACCTCAGAATGAAAGAACCAAAACCACCAATTCTCTTCTTGTTTCTCTCATGAAGCAACTTGAAAag GATAAGAAAACGCTGAAGTTGGGACCTGAAGATCATTTACATCTAGAGGGCTTTGCATTGAATGTCTTTGGAAAGGCAGACAAACAAGATCGTGCTGGACGAGCGGACCT GAATACGGCAAAGACATTTTACGCTGCCAGCATTTTCTTCGAGATTATTAACCAGTTCGGTGAACTTCAGCCTGAT CTTGAGCAGAAACAGAAGTATGCGGTTTGGAAAGCTGCTGATATTAGGAAAGCTTTGAAAGAAGGAAGGAAGCCCATCCCTGGCCCTCCAAATGGTGATGAAGATTTGTCAATTCCATCAGCTACATCTGGTGTTGCATAT GATCTCGGACAACACGAACCTGCAGTTACCAGTCCGAGACAAATGTCCAATACATCACCTCAGTTCCATGATGAAGTAAATAACCAGCGTTATATTCCACCACAATCTCAATTCCATGATAAGTTTGATGGTCAGCATTCTTCAAATATTTCACCGTCACCTCCTTCATTTCCTTCTGACGGTTACCCTACTCATGATCTATCCTCCTCACACCAGCACGAACCCCAACGAGATTTTCATCAACCATTCTATCAACCCTATCGACAAGATTTGCCACCGCATATGCCAGTTAATTACCCACCCCACGAATCTTCTGCCTCTTATTCATTTGCTAATTTCCAGTCATATCCGAGTTTCACGGAGAGTAGTTTACCTGCAGCCCCGTCTCACTATCCATCATCCTATCAAGGTTCCGAGACTCCTTACAATCCTCCACAGTCAGCCCCGTCTCACTATCCATCATCCTATCAAGGTTCCGAGACTCCTTACAATCCTCCCCAGTCAGCTCCTCCGACAACAAGCTATCCATCAACAACCGCTCAATACTCTTCAAGTAGCAGAAACGGGAAAATCGCTGAACCTTCACCACCTACTTCTGAGAAATACCAATACGACAGCAATTACCAACCGCCACCGGAGAAAATCGCTGAGGCACACAAGGCTGCTCGGTTTGCGGTTGGGGCCTTAGCATTTGATGAAGTGTCGACGGCAGTTGAGCACTTAAAGAAATCACTTGAATTGCTGACTAATCCATCGGCCAGTCATTAA